Below is a window of Ahaetulla prasina isolate Xishuangbanna chromosome 1, ASM2864084v1, whole genome shotgun sequence DNA.
ACTTATTGGAGTAGTCCACCCACTTGGTGGCCATGTGGGCAGGACGGGCACTGCACAGGCCTTCGGGCAGCTCTTTCACTGGAGAGAGAGGTGCCCTGCTCAGCCCAAATGGGATGGAGGCGTAACAccccctgttccccccccccggccctgtCGAGTTTCCAGTCCTCCAAGATTCAGTGCAGGTCTATTGTGGAATATGAAAATGCCCATGGAGGCTCTGTGCCAAGGAGAGCACCGGAGCTCCTCACCTGGCACGGTGCCCAACCACCCCTTCCTAGATGGGCAGGATTTACTTCTTTATCTACGTAATATAAAATGACCTTGGCTTGCAACAAATAACAGTACAAAACCCTGAAACCTCTACTGCCACTCAGCACCCACGcaaaagccaggtcttcaggtcCTTCTGGAGGGGGCTGGGGGCAGCTGCAGAGAGGTCTCACCCCAGGACTGCCAGATGATGACACAGAAAGGAGAGGAGCTGGCACAACATGGCCAGAGAGGTGGAAGCCCCTTGGGCATGAGCTTCTGGTCTTTGGCCAGTCCCTCCGAGGGAGACATAAGAGGGGACCAAGCCCCCAGGAGAAGACAAGGCAGACCCCAGGGAGACTGTGGGGCAGTCAGGCAGCAGCCTTACCcaggggggtcatctgcaagcaGCGGCACAGCCTTCGGTCTACACTCCCCAGCACTTTACTGGGGCCCCAAGCGGCATCTGCCAGgagggaacgaaggaaggaaagaagggagagagaaacagtGGTGGAGGTGTttttaatgtatttgaattttaggagggaaatttgggcgggaaaatgcacgttgctgattggctgatgcctcagccaaaatactatttaaagaggggtttttgcctgttggcttttgctgggatcacaataaaccaaagagctgttgtcacttgtatcgtctcctgcctcttcattgcccgaacttaacagtgttAGCTTTCCCTTGCGTGCCCGCTGCCCTCCCTGCGTCTCCACTCACCTTCGGGCAGCCGGCTGCGCAGGGACCCTCTTCGGAGCAATTGGGGGGAAAGGCAGCTGGGCTCCTCCATGGGGTCAATGCTCCCCTCTTTGGCTTCTTTCTTCAGGATCTTGGGGGGGAGGCATATGAAAGCAACCCGTGAATCCCACAAAGCAGGGATGCCGAAGCTAGATGCGTTCCCCAAATGCCTTCCAGCTGTGACATTTGGGAGCAGCACCACCCTGGACCCTCTGCAAAGGCCAGAGCCGGGGGGGGGGTGCCATGTGGGAAGAACCAGGTGGGCTTTCTCAAAAGACCCCCTGGCAAAGGCAGCCTGGTGGGGCCCCAATTTATACGGAGGTAGTAAAACAACATTGCAGAAGCTGccatagaaaggaaaggaaggtctGCTCTGATTCCCAGTTGGCAGATGGGAAGATTGAGGGAAAAGGATGTCACACGAAGTGTTCGCCACACAGATGGCAGAGAGGTGACCGGATGGAGGGAAGTCCAGTCAGTTACATCACCATCAGGCAAGGAAAGAAGGGCAAGTGGTACCAAACAGGGGAAAAGACTCCCAGGGTCTCCCTTAGCACCCAACCATCAGAAAACACCCAGACTATGAAAGTCCTCTGAATAATCATTATGATAATGAGCTCCACAAAGCCACAGTGATGACACTTGAGAAGACCCTgatgcagggggggcggggctttCTTACCAAGTGGAGAGGGGCAACAGGTCCCTCTTCTTGCAGCTGTGGCATCTCCTCCTGTTCTTGGGGTGCAGGACTGACTGGGGGGGCAGCAGTAGAGGGACACGATTAGATACACTTGCCTTCTGTAGTACACTGAGGACTACAAAACAAGTTTGTTACCTGCAAAAGGACTGGGAGAAGGTTAGGAGAATTGGCTCCCCTCCCCCTGCCAAATCCCCCATCACCTTTTCCTTCCAAGAGCACTCACCAGCCTGGGGGTCTTGGCGAGGGGTGCCCCGGAAAAGGAGCATGGCTGCTTTCTGGAAGAATTTTCCAAGCGGGTTGgcaaaaggaaaaatgggggCAGAACGAGAAGCTCGAGAGGGGAGCCTGGCCGGGATGAAGTgctggggagagaggaaggacggAAACCAAGTTATGCTCCTGCTCGGGACCCTCGAGGGAGAGGCTGCAGTCTGCCCTGAGTGACAGCTGGAGAGGGGAGGCTCTCCCGAGTCCTTTCAGAGGGGCAGGCAGGTGAGGTCAGGGGGCAGAATCTGTGGGGAGGCTGGGGCTGGATAGCCATGCCCATCAGAATGGATTACTAGCCCCACACTCTACCTAGGGAGCCCCAGGGACTAACTGGGGAGCACAATGAGGGTTGGGGGGGGATGGTCAGATTGCAGCAGCTCACCTGCTGGAGGCTCTTAGGTGCTCTGGCCCCCACCCCAGGAATTCACCTGGGCGCCCCTGACCCAAGCCCCAGGAATTCATTTCCCAGAAATCCTCCCCCAAGCCATCCGCTCTTGAGGAACCCAGCACAGCCCTCCTGCTCCTTCAACCCAGGGACGCCTTCCTTGCAAGAGGAGGGGGCAGCCAGAAGGAGACCCTCTCTGGGTCAGGCTTCCTCCAGGCTCCAGCTACCTCCCAAATTTTAGGAGAGCAAGAGAGGCTCTTCTGATGAGCATTTGGATTTTGAATTCTATGCGGACTTTTTATGTTCATCCTGTTTTAATTCTGCTGGCTTTGATTGATTGAAAGTTGCTTTAATACAGGTTTAGACATGATTTTATAGTATTATTATTGCATATTGCCTTCTGCGGAGTTCCTTGGGTCCTTCCACTTGAGCAGCTCATGGCTTTGCAACTCAGGAGGGCCCAGAGAAGGAGCAAAGGGGTCTCTGTGAAGGAGGAACTGAATTCCTTCCAGCCCCAAAAGCCTCAATCAACCGAGAAGCCAGTCTTCAGAGGAGCCATATCATCCCCAGGGGAGCTGGCTGCAATCGGGACCCCCCACCCGCTTGTCCTCCTTACTCCGAAGGGCAGTCAGACACACCTGGGTGAAGAAGGGGTGGCCAAGTACTTCTTCCAGGCTAGGGCGGCCAGACGGGTCAGGGGCCAGCAGCCTCCCAATCAGGCTGCGGGCAGCTGGGGAGAAGTGGCCGGGAAGGGGGTAGCACCCCTCTCGGATCCTCTGGAACAACTTCTGCTTGTGTGTGATTTCGAAGGGTGGGAAGCCAGCAAGGGCAGTGTACCTGAGGAGAAAAAGGTCAGGCAAATGTGCCTTGACCCACCCATGGCcagccccacccccccaccccatcagcagacccccccacccccgagcacTGCCCAGCCTCCCCCCAGAATGAAAGGAACCCTCCTTTCCTGTGGGAATCACTTACATGATGCAGCCCAGGGCCCAAATATCTGACTTGAAGGAGTGCCCCTTCTTAGCTATGACTTCGGGGGCCAGGTAATTGGGGGTCCCACAGACCACCCTGTAGAGAAGAAAGTTGAATTCAGAAATGCACATGTAGCTACTGGCGGGGGTGGGATCAGATTCCCTATGACAGAACCCATTAAGCATGTGGGGGTGCtgctggaggaggaggggaggaaggttcaacggggggggggaaatgcagggTCTGCAGGACAGGTGGGGCTTACCAATTCTGGCACATAGGAATCTCCCTGCCCTCCAAGGTTCCTGACTGCAGAGCTGCTCACTGGCTTCCCAGGCAGCCATCAGATCTGGCAGATGAACCTAACACCTCCCCCCTCGCTCCAGGGGTCCTGCCACCATCCCTCCCCTGCAATCCAGCACTCACCCTCTCTTCGGGCACGCCCGGTCCTCCCGCGTTGCCAGGCCCAGGTCGCCAATCTTTACCTGCATGCATTCGGTGATGAACACATTGCCTGGAAAGGGAGCGTGTGGGGCATGGACAGTCTGAGGGTGGGGTCCCGATGGTGCCCGCAAAGATTGTCTTGCCTTCCCTAGAGTTTCCTGGCCACCAGCAACCCCGGGGAGGGGGGCTCCCAGAGCCCCCATCGACAAGGGTGGAGCTCCTGAAAAGGGTACCCTCCCCTGTGAAGGCACTCATCTCCTTGTGGCCTGATCTTCGTGCCCCCGCCAGGAGGAGGGGCCTGGGCAGGGTTGCCCCTCCAGCCTCTTGTGCTGGCACCCAGGAAAGCAAACTGGCCACCAGGCTCAAGACAACTTGGAGGAATCATCCAGGTTCTTGGTCTGTTTTCCTTTTATTCTATTTGCTGTGTCCTTGACTGGATTGTCCCCTTcctcttttttatggttttggttGTTGTCTGAGCTGGGTGGATGGCATATAGATAAAGAAACGTTGACCATAAGCTGCACCCGATGGTGATTTCCCAGGAAGAGGACTCCTGGAGCCCAGGGCAGATTGAGGGCCACTGCCCAGCACTGGGGCTCCTCTCTCCCCCTGCCCACCCTCAGTCTTTGCCACCTACTCAGTTTGAGGTCACGGTGGATGATCCCTTGCTGGTGGAGGTACTGCAGGCCACTTGTGATTTGCTTCAGGTAAAACCGTACCTCTGGCTCCGTCAGCGTTCTCCGGACCTTCAGAATGTGGGCCAGGGACTAGAATGAAGAGaggggctgaggaggagggggctcaGGCGAGGGGCAGGTGGGTCTCCCAATAGAAAGGACAGCCTGTACTATTAAGGCTTCTGACCACCTCAAGGTCCCTTGGCCAATGGTGGCCATTTCCCTGATCTCAGGCCGTGTTCTGCTTTCAAGCTTTCTCATCCTGACCTCTCAGGTTACTTGTGAGGATATAAAACAGCGCAAGCAAACCCTGTAGAAGCTGCCCAGGTTGGCAGCCTGCTCCTCACTCTAGGAGGTTCTGCTTAGCTTCCCCGTTAAATATTCCCATGGGAGAGTGGAAAAAAAGGGACCCCTCCCTCTCTAACCTTCCTACTGCAGTATTCCAGCACCAGGTAGATGTTCTCCTGGTCAGCAAAATGTTGGTGGAACCCCACTATGTTCCTGTGGTGAAGCTGGCTGTGCAGCTCGATCTCGCGTTGAACCTGCAAAGAGTTAAGCCAAGTCACAAGCCTAAGACATTTCAAGCACACACACACGGGCACATGCGAGAGAGCAGAAGTGCTAGAATCAGCTGAAACCCAGCACACCTGGGGAGACCCAAGAAGACGTCCAAGGTCAGTACCCGAAGTGAGAAAGAAAGAGCCACGCAGCCACGGGAAGCCACCGAGCCCAGTTCCTCCCTCTCAACTCACCAGACAGCTTTGCCCCACTCACCCAGCCTCCTAAAAGGAAGCTGGCTCTATGTGAGCCCTTCTCAGTGCCTTCGGCACTTGGCCCGTCTGTGGGGTCTGTAGGACCCTGCCCTGGCCCCATCCCTTCATCCCAGAGGCTTGCCCAGCAGGGAAAGCATTTGGGGCCTCCATCCACCTCTGATCAACAACCCCCTCAAGCAACGGTCAGTGTATAGAAGATCCCACCCCTGGATTGTGACCGGATGGGCTGGCAAAGACAGAAATGCTTTGGCAGAACTGAAAGAAGCTGAAGAGGGGAATTTGTGTGGACAAGCCTTGCCTGCAGGAGATGGTCAGGTGGGTAGGCGGTACCTAACCTCTTCAGCTCCTGGTTGGGCACCCCAATTCGGTTTCCCCCCACACCCCATCCAGAGACAGCACAACCCAGGAAGCTTGCAACCAGGGGAAGATTCATTCACTAATTAATTTTATGAGATTTTCATGCTGCCCTTCTTCTCTATTTTGACTCCGATAAGGCAGGGTTGGCGCTTCCTTTGTGGGAGCTGATCTCCCAGGAGAGGAATTTGGCAGAAGACCACCAAGCCCCCTCACTCTAATAATCCCTCTTACCTTTCCTCGGTTTCCCAGCCTTGTGACTCGCTGTTGAGGGAGCACCTTCACAGCATAGACTCTGTTGGTGGATGTGTCCGTAAATTTATAGCATTGTCCGAATGCTCCCTGGGAGTGAGGAGGCAGAGGGGGGTGTGTCAGTCGAAGTAGCCTTTGTCCCTCCTACCTAGGGCACTTGGGTTGTTCTGGGTCTGAAGATAAGACCTTTgcttcaccccccccccaaatcaccAGCTCTGATCCCATCCCAGGGCTGAAACTGTCTGTTTTGGCCGGCCTCTCCAATCCTTGGAAAAGCCAGGAAGAAATGGCCATTGATGTGCCAGTTGCACTCAGAGCCAGCTCCATCCGAAGGATGGCAGCCCCTCTGCCATTAGGGAGGCCCGGGAGAGACGAGCACATTTTGAAGGCGGGAGTTGCCTTACTGGCCGGCCAGGATTACACTGTTCCGGCTCTGCAGAAGAGCAGCTGATATTTGGGCAAGTTTTTAGGAGGAAAAGACGCTCTTTGAAAGCATGCTGCGAGAGGCGAGCAAACCCCGCCCCCCGCCGGCTGCAGCGGCAATAGTAAGCAGGACTTGAAGCTTCGGGCTCCCGGGGCGCGCAGGCAAGGCGTGGCGATCAGAGGAGCCGAGCGGCTCCAGTCTGTCTCTGGGCACGCCTGGTCGCTCGCGGCTCCCCGCCTGTGACCTTGGCTCGCTCGTAGTTTCTGGACTTGAAAGAGGAGACCGGCAGCTGACCCTTCCCCGCCGCCGGGTTCACGGCGTCCGCTCAGGACAGCTTGCCCAGTCTCCGGCACTGCCCTCGGAAGAGCTGCAGCCGCCCGGCGTCCCGCGTCCAGCGCCCCGCGCAGCCTCCAGGGCGAGGGAGGGTTACCTGTCCCAAAAGCTGTCCTCGCTTGTAAAGCGTCCCGGTGCCGGGATCCTCCACGAAGTATTTTAAGGTGTCCCCCTCGGCTCTCCTCCGGGCGTCGGCAGTCAGACCCATCCCGGCCTCGGCCCCGCGGCCTCTGGCCCCCCTTGCCGTCCCTCCCTCCAGCTGCTCCCCGAGCGTCTGGCCAGTCCGGAGCATATGCCAGAGCTCTTATATACTGGAGGGGGGAGGCAGGGCAGAGGGAGGAGCCTCTGCCGCCCAGGCCGCTTGCCAGCTGGAAAAACCAACCCCACGAGTCTGTGGGTCTCCGGGGTAGGGAGCGGCCCCCGGGCTCCCGTGCCCCTTCTGACGCCTACGTCCGTCCTGCCACCCCAAGAAGCCCCCTCTCTTGCTCAGCCGAGGCTTGTAAGGGGGAGACCGACTCCCAATCAAAAGCTACTTTTGGCCGAGTCGGAGGGCTCCAGCTCAGACCTTGGCTCTTTGAGGGAGGGACAGCGGCCCATTACGACCCTGCACCGTCCCAGGGCAAAGAGCTGTCTTTGCGCCCGGTTTCTGGCCAAGCAGGGTTTAGGCGGACCAGCTGCCCTGACGAGACCCCACTGGATAGCGGAGAGCCACCCGGAGCAAACGAACGCAACGAATAACAGGTGGaagagacctcggaggtcttgtagtcctgcCCACCGAGACTCTACCATTCCGGAcatatggctgcccagtctctccttaaaaacctccagtgattgagcaccTATAACTTCTGGAGCTATTTCCACTgataccgtcaggaaatttcttagttttaggttgcttctctccttgaggagTTTCcgttttcttgtcctgccttcaggtgctttggagaataagttgaccccctcttcttgtggcagcccctcggaTATtagaagacggctatcatgtcaatactcctttctcttccttagaCCAGTTTCTGCAACTGGTTAAGGCTCCAGTCTAACCCTAatcctctgttgctcttctctgtactccttCCTCAGCCTTGAACTTTGAGGCCAGGAACTGCTCTGGGGCTGTTTCTGCAGGACCAATGCAGAGATGTAACCTGCCCTCCTGAGCTTAAATCCcccaggaagagcagctgcagagATGCCATCCACTTGAGGGGATTTTCTGCTCTCTCCACACAGCCACCTTTGGCTGCCCACCGAGAATGGGGGGGCTGCTGTCAGCACTTCCTCCTAGCATGTGCATGGTGTGTATTTGTGCACGTGCCCAACCCTTGGGCTTCCCATTCTGGGCTTTTGGTAGAGCAGAAGGCAAATCTCCCCATGGCCAGGCTGGCTGCTCAAAGGCTtgaaaacagtttaaaaactcACTGGAGCACAGGAGAAATGAAGAGAATCTCACCCCTCCCACCTCAGAGGAAACCCCCACCCCAGCATCCCTCTGCCCCAGAACcaattgggggtggggagagcttCCAGCATCTTGTGGAGTGATAGGCACTCAACTGCTGTTCACAATTTGCTGCAAGAGTCcagataaaaatgcaaaacatttaTTTGTGTTGTACAAAATGTTTCCAGTCCAAAAAATGTATTATAGATTGCTGAAAAAGACAAGACATGAAGCATGCATATCCATAAGAACACAAAAACACAAGGGGTCAGTTTGCCCCTGAAAACATGATGCACTGGCCAGCGTTAAGTGCCCTCCCACCACAAGCAGATCCTTTCAGCCGTTCCCATTTTGGGAAACAAAACTCCCcagtaaacaaaataaaacaaaacaaatcacacTGCTACAAAAATAGACTTCTAAAAAAGAAATGGGTTAGGAATCAAGTCAATGCTTGCCTCGCCACAAGGGCTTTCAGAAAGTGTATTGCTTGCAAAATGTAGTGTGATCCTGCCGAGCTGGCCAAGCACTCCCAGCACTCCTCCCCACAAAGGTGCTCCCCCCAGTGCATGTGTTCAGGGCAGTGGAGAGAAGGGAAAAGGCTGGAGAGGAGTTGGGCCTTTCTCAAGTCCAGTTCGTGGGGTCCAGGCTGGCTGGCCGATTTTTTTTGAGGAAAGCTGCGGCTGTCAGGGATGAAACTGAGGGGGTCCAAAGAGCCCCCCCCAATATCCAGTGTATTTCAAAGGGGTGCTAAGATTTATCAATAACTATGTGTAAACAtgggtttaaaataaattttaagtcACATTTTGTATGAAGTATAAAGCAAGTATTTCCAGAGCAAACCAACCACACGACGTCACAACCAAATGCTGGTCAGGTGCTAAATGGATCTCCTAGCTAACCCTggttcctctcccccacccccagcactTCCAGGGAGCAGTGCAAAAAACCCAGAGAAAGATCAAGGCAGTCCAAATATGGCTCTCAAAGAATCTGCACCTCTGTGTCTTCACTGTTAGCCCCACAAACTGTGGGGAAGGGGTGTGTGGGTGAAGAAAGGCAGGCAGATCTATTGGAGGGTGCCTTTGAAACTGTGCCCCTCTGCCCCCACTTCCTGCCCCATGGACAGGTCAATGGGTGACCTCCGGCTCagcctctccatctctccatgtTGGAGGCCGTTAAAGGGAAGGCCAGCCCCAAGAAGGGTtcgggtggggtgtgtgtgtgtatgttgcaGCTGATGCGCTGGGAGGCAGAAGGTCCACAGACAAGGCTCTATGAGGATGGACTCCTCCGAcagaccccctccccccaatcctGAATCACACAGGAAGCATGGCTGTGGTCCATCCAGCCTCCCTCCTGCAAACTGACCGGGaggatttgtgtgtttgtgtgtgtggaatAGATAAGAATTTATGTAACCTTATCCCACGTCAAGCCCCCTTTTCTGAGCTGTAACACTAGCAGCTCCACAGAAAGTGGCTCAGAGTTTCTACATCTAAAATACTTTTACATTAATTCACACTGGTTATTAACACATTATGTAGTATTGAAACATCTCTGTAATGTTTGCTGCTTAAACATTATTTGTTTTGATTTCCTAGTCACAATCTTGCTACAGCTAAGCACCGTCTCAGACAtcaattttttcctttgttctcttTGATATCACGTCCCAGAAACATCACTTGGATTAGACGTCCCTTTGCACTCTATGAATTTGGGGGTCTTCCCAATTTTGGACAGTCTCCAGTCCCTTCCAAGCTCTTTTCAATTTCAGAGCAAGTGAGACAGAGTGGCCAAggtgacagagggcagtccagccCTTCGATGTTGCCATCGAAGGTGATGGACTAGCAACCAACTCTTGGGAATGTAGCTCACTGAAATTCAAgacttttttttcattaaaattttgtcatttttaaaaaaatacataaaatgaagaaCCAAGGCAGTGTGTTTCAAGGCTAGTGTTCAAAGAGGAAGATCAGCGCTAAACACAAATGTAATTTTTGGACCATGAGAGCTGACTAAAATTGGGATGTGTTCACCCCAAGGGCCAGGAATCCCAGCTGAAACGGCCTCTGGCAACTCAAAACCACTTTAGAATCCAACCTCTCATACAAAAAGTTGGCCAGATCGCATTTCAACGGTATTTCTATGATCTGTCAGGAAATAACTGGTTCCGTAAGGATTCTTTTCTTCACAACACCTAAGAAAAATCAAGTCATTTTGGGCTTGATTTTGGTGCTGCCCTCAGCTCGTGGCAGAGGCCAGCGTTTTTTATGCCGGATCTCCTCTGGATTCAACCTTATGTGTCCCGTCTCCAACCGCTCCTTTGCTGCCCATCCCTCCTTAGAGgggaaggggtggtggtggtggtggtgatcacCTGCTCACCTGTGTCCCGTCCTCCTGCCATGGCTCCCGAATGCTGGCCCATCCTGTCACAAGAGGGATTCTCAACAGGAAGCTGGTTGGAGATGTTCAGGCAGAGGCCATGCaagcaccccaccccacccaggccACAGAGACCAGCCGGGCTCCCGGGTTGTCCCAGGGTTGTGGTATCCCCTTCTGTGCTTTGTTTGAACGGAGGCAAAAGGCTCTGGACACAAGCCCAGAGTTTGGAATCGCCTGCTTCTTCCAAGGTGGAAtccagcgccccccccccccgccccttcaAGCTCTTCATCCCTGCAGCTGCCACAGGAAACGCCgtgcctccctccccaccccttctgcTCGGGGCTAAAAAGCAGCTGCAAGAGCACAAGAGGCAACCCGGGCAGACCcacttcctgctttttaaaactCAGTTCCGCTCAAAGTAAAAAATAAGCCATAGAAGACTTAGAAAAATAGTTTCCCAGAAAtgcaggcaaaagaaaaaaaaagggggggaaggagggggaagacgAAGGGTTCCTTCTTTTCACATGAGGGCGCATCCTCTGGAGGTGGTCCTGGGGTCCCCCTAGGAGAAGAGGAAAGGCAGCCTGAAGTGGGAGGTCCCTCAAGCACCAAGGCTCccgcacccccctcccccccatgcaaAGGGGGCTGTGTGTGGTTCTGAGGGTCTCTTGCCAAAGGCCTCCTAGGGTCTACCTGGTGAGGGCAGTCCCACTACGTACCAGAAGGGGAGCCACCTCCCTGCGGACACTTTCTGCCCAGGAGTGGCTCTGCCTCGCCCTTCTTGCTGTCCCAGAGGTGAGCTATTCCCCTCAGctgaggggaaagagggagggggacaggGAATAGCCACTTTCAGAGGCTACCTGCTGGTGGAAGAGATCTTCCTCCCCGAActcggcctcctcctcctcctcctcctccccgttcTCCTGCAGCTCGGTCGTCAGCTGGGTCAGACTCCGCACAGCCACTTCCTAgcagggagaggaagaagggcgCCATCCAAAGAAGCCTCAGAAGGGGGATACTAAAGACCAGGGATACAATACAAGCAGGGCAACACCCTGTCCCCAAGGTTTGGGGATGCCAAGCAACAAGCAACCACCATCTCAAGTCCCCTTTCCTGAAAAGGCCAATTTCTGTGCAGCACCTGAGGCGGAAGGCTGGAGTCCAACCCTGGCCTCAATGGAAGGTGCGAATTAACACCTCCCagggccccccctcccccgcttctCTCAGTGCAGATAGGAGCAGTTCCCTCTGTGTCAGGAGAGCTTTCTTCTCCTGGGGTCGTGCCACCTGGGATCGTGTAGTTTATCTCCTTCCTCTGGCTGACCACACCCAGGGCGCTTCACAGCCCCCTTTCCTACCCCCCTCCGTGTCCCTTCCCCAACATACCTCTCCCTCAGAGTTCACCAGGCACGTGTGGATGTGGTCCCCAGTGCCCCAGCTGCCCTGGTTCTTCCAGACCAGCACCGAGGGAGGGCTGTGTGCCACCCCAGCCTCAGCAGCCCAGATCTAGGAAGACAAACACGCTTGGCTCTTGCCCAGCTCTCCCATCCTGGCCAGCCGGAGCCCACCCAGAACCTGGCATCGGGCACCCGCTTGGCATTGGGTGCCTGGGGGGAGTGTAGGAACAGAAATGAAATCCCTGAAGAGTTGAGGGGCTGTAAAAGGCCCTGAAGAAATAAGAAGGTTATGGCGCTGACCTGACCACCCTTGTCCACAGGGCAGGGCGCTCCAGGACTTACCGTCACCGTCTGCCCGGCCCGGAGGACATACTTGGGAGTAAATTTGTACGcaatctcctctccctccccaatTGTTCTCTTCAGCCTCCAGCTCCCGAGTGACTGGTCCTGCAGAAGGAGGTGGCGGTGATGGTTCAGCCCCCTGCCTAAGGAGCAGAGCCATGGATGGGGGGCACAAGGCAGCCCGGTAGGGTCAGGGGAGCCTACCTTGTCAGAATGGTTCTTCAgctgaacgaacttcccctcggggtCCACTCCCTCGATGCTGATGCTGCCCTTGGCCGAGGCCTGCTGGGTGACCTGGAGGCTGCTGCCAGTGCTGCCCCCCCCACGAGTGCTCCCACTAGGCATCTGTCCTGGCAGCTCCTCGGCCTCCGCCCGCTTCCTCTTGCCCCGTGAAGAGCGAGTGCCCGAGGTGCTGGAGGAGGTGGCCCGGGAGACGGTGATGCGGGATGGAGGGCTAGGGGACAGCTTGAGCCTGGCAGGGAAGCAAGAGGGACCTGGGCCACGGGCAGAGCCATGCCTGGTCAAGGAGGGGGGCTCCTGGGACCCTGGCTTTTCTTCCCTCCACAAAGGGACTGCTTCTAACCGTCTTCTCTGGGTCTAGGGGACACCtacctttcctcttccccttccagcAGCTTCCGGTACGCGCTGATCTCCATGTCCAGGGCCAGCTTGACGTCCAGCAGTTCCTGGTACTCCATTAGCTGCTGCTGCATCTGCTCCCGCATGTCCGTCATCTCCCGCTCTTTGGCGTCTAGCATTTTCCGTAGCTTCTCCTGCTCTCCGGCCATCAGCTCCTCCAGGTCCCGCATCCGCTCTTCCGCTGTGCTCACCTGAGGGGCAGGGAGAGGGGCTGTTAGGGACCCCCACTTTCCTTCTCCAGGGGCCCGAGGCTGGTCACCAGAGGCAATCCGGGGGGGGGGCACCCAAAGCAGGTCCACATGGATTGGAGGGGCCAACCCCACCCACGACATCTCGCCAGGCAAGCCCAAGCCTGGAATTGGCAAGAGCCTCACCTGCTTCTGCAGCCCAGAGAGCTGGTAGCTGAGAGCTTCGATCCGCATGCGGGCTTCATTCAGCTCCTCCCGAGCGGCGCTGGCTGCCCGTTCGTTCTGATCTGAGCAGATCTTGGCGTTCTCCAGCTGAGGACAGGTCAACACATTGCCCACTGTCTGTGGGCTTCTCTGCAAGaggacagcccccccccccagggagGGCCCATGATAGGGCTTCAACCCAGGGGCC
It encodes the following:
- the LMNB2 gene encoding lamin-B2 isoform X2, which gives rise to MTRARPAASAGAMASSAAAAAPPATPLSPARLSRLQEKEELRQLNDRLAHYIERVRALELENDRLLLRVSEKEEVVTREVTGIKALYEAELADTRRALDETARERARLQIEAGKLRAEFEELRRSYKKKDGEWSTSQGRIKELEVLFHRSEAELTATLSEKQSLEAEVADARAQLAKSEDAHAVAKKQLEKETLLRVDLENRCQSLQEELDFRKSIFEEEVRETQKWHERHLVEVDSSCQKEYESKIAQALEDLRRQHDHQVQLYKLELEQTYQAKLENAKICSDQNERAASAAREELNEARMRIEALSYQLSGLQKQVSTAEERMRDLEELMAGEQEKLRKMLDAKEREMTDMREQMQQQLMEYQELLDVKLALDMEISAYRKLLEGEEERLKLSPSPPSRITVSRATSSSTSGTRSSRGKRKRAEAEELPGQMPSGSTRGGGSTGSSLQVTQQASAKGSISIEGVDPEGKFVQLKNHSDKIWAAEAGVAHSPPSVLVWKNQGSWGTGDHIHTCLVNSEGEEVAVRSLTQLTTELQENGEEEEEEEAEFGEEDLFHQQGDPRTTSRGCALM
- the LMNB2 gene encoding lamin-B2 isoform X1; its protein translation is MTRARPAASAGAMASSAAAAAPPATPLSPARLSRLQEKEELRQLNDRLAHYIERVRALELENDRLLLRVSEKEEVVTREVTGIKALYEAELADTRRALDETARERARLQIEAGKLRAEFEELRRSYKKKDGEWSTSQGRIKELEVLFHRSEAELTATLSEKQSLEAEVADARAQLAKSEDAHAVAKKQLEKETLLRVDLENRCQSLQEELDFRKSIFEEEVRETQKWHERHLVEVDSSCQKEYESKIAQALEDLRRQHDHQVQLYKLELEQTYQAKLENAKICSDQNERAASAAREELNEARMRIEALSYQLSGLQKQVSTAEERMRDLEELMAGEQEKLRKMLDAKEREMTDMREQMQQQLMEYQELLDVKLALDMEISAYRKLLEGEEERLKLSPSPPSRITVSRATSSSTSGTRSSRGKRKRAEAEELPGQMPSGSTRGGGSTGSSLQVTQQASAKGSISIEGVDPEGKFVQLKNHSDKDQSLGSWRLKRTIGEGEEIAYKFTPKYVLRAGQTVTIWAAEAGVAHSPPSVLVWKNQGSWGTGDHIHTCLVNSEGEEVAVRSLTQLTTELQENGEEEEEEEAEFGEEDLFHQQGDPRTTSRGCALM